From one Chiloscyllium plagiosum isolate BGI_BamShark_2017 chromosome 24, ASM401019v2, whole genome shotgun sequence genomic stretch:
- the fdxr gene encoding NADPH:adrenodoxin oxidoreductase, mitochondrial: MELYYESSVVDIYEKLPVPFGLVRFGVAPDHPEVKNVINAFTQTAHHDRCSFYGNVTVGKDVSIEELKQAYHALVLTYGAETNRTLDIPGKNLLGVYSARTFVGWYNGLPENKDLNPELSSETAVILGHGNVALDVARILLSPIDVLKKTDIAGHALEAIATSKVKRVLLVGRRGPLQVAFTIKELREMINLPDTRPLLNPRDFMGLKQAVKDLPRPRKRLTELMIKTALEKSSGKEVERQAAATKEWGLQFLRSPLEIIPSNDGKRVAGIRLSVNKMEGLGESAKFIQTEDVEDLECGLVLSSIGYKSYPIDPSIPFDHRLGIIPNNLGRVLHAPGLYCSGWVKRGPTGVIVTTMHDGFETAETVLGDVRSGLLDVSASKGGSKVIKALLKQRGIRPVTFPEWEKIDNVEVARGEQAGKPREKLLDVQQMIEVASQ; this comes from the exons ATGGAACTG TACTATGAATCATCTGTGGTTGACATCTATGAGAAACTGCCTGTCCCATTTGGCCTTGTGAGATTTGGTGTTGCCCCTGACCATCCAGAAGTGAAG AATGTCATCAATGCATTTACCCAGACAGCACATCATGACCGCTGCTCATTTTATGGCAATGTTACTGTTGGAAAGGATGTAAGCATAGAAGAACTGAAACAAGCATACCATGCACTGGTACTG ACCTATGGAGCTGAAACTAATCGAACACTTGACATTCCTGGAAAGAATCTACTAGGTGTCTATTCTGCAAGAACATTTGTAGGCTGGTACAACGGTTTACCTGAAAACAAAGAT CTGAATCCTGAATTGAGCAGTGAGACAGCAGTCATCCTGGGACATGGAAATGTGGCATTGGATGTGGCCAGGATTCTCCTGTCTCCCATTGATGTACTTAAG AAAACTGATATTGCTGGTCATGCGTTGGAGGCTATAGCAACTAGTAAGGTGAAGCGGGTATTACTAGTTGGGCGACGAGGACCCCTCCAGGTTGCCTTTACCATAAAG GAATTGCGTGAGATGATTAATTTGCCTGATACTCGTCCATTGCTCAATCCCAGAGACTTCATGGGGCTCAAGCAGGCTGTTAAAG ACCTGCCAAGACCAAGGAAACGGCTAACTGAGCTCATGATAAAAACTGCACTTGAAAAGTCTTCTGGGAAAGAAGTTGAACGCCAAGCTGCAGCCACCAAGGAATGGGGTCTTCAGTTTCTACGGAGCCCCTTGGAGATAATACCAAGTAATGACGGCAAACGGGTAGCTGGGATTCGACTGTCTGTTAACAAAATGGAG ggtTTAGGAGAGTCTGCAAAGTTCATTCAAACGGAAGACGTTGAAGATCTGGAGTGTGGATTAGTGCTGAGCAGCATCGGCTATAAAAGCTATCCCATTGACCCTTCCATTCCATTTGATCATCGACTAGGAATTATCCCAAATAATTTGGGACGGGTCCTTCATGCACCAG GTCTTTACTGCAGTGGCTGGGTAAAAAGGGGACCGACTGGAGTCATCGTAACCACAATGCACGATGGCTTTGAAACAGCTGAGACTGTGCTGGGGGATGTACGATCAGGATTACTGGACGTGTCTGCTTCAAAAGGAGGATCTAAAGTAATCAAGGCTTTACTTAAACAACGAG GTATTCGCCCAGTTACATTTCCTGAGTGGGAAAAGATTGACAATGTTGAAGTGGCACGTGGTGAGCAAGCTGGAAAGCCCAGAGAGAAACTGCTTGATGTTCAACAGATGATTGAAGTGGCCAGTCAATGA